The following coding sequences lie in one Brevibacterium marinum genomic window:
- a CDS encoding integrase, whose translation MILSDYLDLYMSARKKDKGWILDEIVVMTGWSRDHVRRLLARLARDSAPERASTQASAQAQVSERASAQVSERAPEQDSRQVSDQASESASIRTSTDSRTSRPQPQQRDCKYSEAARAILERVWDWSGRQSGKYLAAAMLLLLDAVERHGTLTAGRDGYGPRVREELLSVSPASIDRYLRSARSCDFATRNVSTRRSHAPSAEFLDFAGGENETEPGFFMVDTVAHPGSSLDGDYVFTLNATCIHTGWVFTRSIADNAAHRVADMLEWSLDEITGIPFWVNAVELSNACEGVHEVVGAWARELDIHYSRIVKDHQRDRLPEASKHQHLVHEYGFVNRYATAEALEVLNQLWRAVNDRLNFFTPTRKPLAWVRDSSGHRKRIYDEPATPLDRLSQAGVMSPVQEAELITYRDSLDPARLTGDIGRWQQRLKELAPPLG comes from the coding sequence ATGATCCTCAGCGATTATCTCGATCTCTACATGTCTGCCCGAAAGAAGGACAAGGGGTGGATCCTCGACGAGATCGTCGTGATGACCGGTTGGTCGCGTGACCACGTCCGGCGTCTGTTGGCCCGGTTGGCTCGAGACTCGGCCCCGGAACGGGCATCGACGCAGGCATCGGCGCAGGCCCAGGTCTCGGAACGGGCATCGGCGCAGGTCTCGGAACGGGCACCGGAGCAGGACTCACGGCAGGTCTCGGACCAGGCGTCGGAGTCTGCGTCGATACGGACTTCGACGGACTCCCGAACCTCCCGTCCGCAGCCGCAGCAGAGGGACTGCAAATACTCCGAGGCGGCCAGGGCGATATTGGAACGGGTCTGGGACTGGTCAGGTCGACAGAGCGGAAAGTACCTGGCCGCCGCCATGCTGCTGCTGCTCGACGCCGTGGAGCGTCACGGCACCTTGACGGCCGGTCGGGACGGTTACGGTCCGCGCGTGCGCGAGGAGCTGCTGTCCGTCAGTCCGGCCTCGATCGACCGGTACCTGCGCAGCGCCCGGTCCTGCGACTTCGCGACCCGCAACGTCTCGACGCGACGTTCGCACGCACCCAGCGCGGAGTTCCTCGATTTCGCCGGCGGCGAGAATGAGACCGAGCCCGGCTTCTTCATGGTCGACACCGTCGCCCACCCGGGATCGAGCCTGGACGGTGATTATGTCTTCACTCTCAACGCGACGTGCATACACACCGGATGGGTCTTCACCAGAAGCATCGCCGACAATGCCGCCCACCGTGTCGCCGACATGCTGGAGTGGTCACTCGACGAAATCACCGGCATCCCCTTCTGGGTCAACGCCGTCGAGCTGAGCAACGCCTGCGAAGGGGTCCACGAAGTGGTCGGGGCCTGGGCACGGGAACTCGACATCCACTACAGCCGCATCGTCAAGGACCATCAGCGCGACCGGCTGCCGGAAGCATCGAAGCATCAGCATCTGGTGCATGAGTACGGATTCGTCAATCGCTATGCCACGGCAGAGGCACTGGAGGTGCTCAATCAACTGTGGCGGGCGGTCAACGATCGGCTGAACTTCTTCACCCCGACCCGCAAGCCCCTCGCCTGGGTCCGAGACTCGAGCGGTCATCGCAAGCGGATCTACGACGAGCCGGCCACGCCGCTGGACCGTTTGAGTCAGGCAGGGGTGATGTCGCCGGTGCAGGAGGCCGAGCTGATCACCTACCGCGACAGTCTCGATCCTGCGCGACTGACGGGCGATATCGGTCGCTGGCAGCAGCGGCTCAAGGAGCTCGCTCCTCCGCTGGGCTGA
- a CDS encoding helix-turn-helix transcriptional regulator — MNFAVPPFSSPPDWLSQLITNSELRCYCLIRQEVFLKQGRQQKMSQTAARLLGLLSLLMVARTWSGTELAERLNVSSRTVRNDIGTLRDLGYPIEGTRGGEGGYRLGAGGSAVPPLLFNPDEAVAVAVGLHSGLSCIIGGMEETSALALAKLEQILPSHVRHRVKNLAHFTVPMAGNHPMPIVDPNLLTQIIEYCHGHQRFRFTYLAEADAPPDRAASLRDGAATPPGHAALTPDREASIPDGAASSLGDPGDREFEVEPYRLVNHQHRWYLLTFDPAQETWAIFRVERIVPKLPGGRRFTPRDLPAEDIGAYVEHNVSSSRWRHTATVTVPAPAAEVMSMLMPAEGTVAARDEQSSTVVIGAESVRTMALTLARLDVEFTVEDSPELIAELRSLSARLLQATTPSDPDPTSSGSAISL; from the coding sequence ATGAACTTCGCCGTTCCTCCATTTTCGTCACCGCCGGACTGGCTGTCGCAGCTCATTACGAATTCAGAACTCCGATGCTATTGTTTGATTAGGCAGGAGGTCTTCCTAAAACAAGGGAGACAACAGAAAATGTCACAGACAGCAGCGCGGCTACTCGGATTACTGTCACTACTGATGGTTGCCCGCACATGGTCAGGCACGGAACTGGCCGAGCGCCTCAACGTCAGCTCACGCACGGTCCGCAACGATATCGGCACATTGCGCGACCTCGGCTACCCTATCGAGGGCACCCGCGGCGGCGAGGGCGGTTATCGCTTGGGAGCCGGCGGCTCGGCCGTGCCGCCGCTGCTGTTCAACCCCGATGAGGCGGTCGCCGTCGCGGTGGGGCTGCATTCGGGGCTCAGCTGCATCATCGGCGGAATGGAAGAGACCTCGGCACTGGCGCTGGCGAAGCTCGAGCAGATCCTGCCCTCCCACGTGCGCCACCGGGTGAAGAACCTGGCGCATTTCACGGTTCCCATGGCAGGCAACCACCCGATGCCGATCGTCGACCCGAACCTGCTGACGCAGATCATCGAGTACTGCCACGGCCACCAACGCTTCAGATTCACCTACCTCGCCGAGGCGGATGCACCCCCTGATCGCGCTGCCTCGCTCCGGGACGGCGCAGCCACGCCCCCGGGCCATGCGGCCTTGACCCCGGACCGGGAAGCCTCGATCCCGGACGGCGCAGCGTCATCCTTGGGGGATCCAGGTGATCGGGAATTCGAGGTCGAGCCCTATAGGCTGGTCAATCATCAGCATCGGTGGTACCTGCTGACCTTCGATCCGGCCCAGGAGACATGGGCGATCTTCCGGGTCGAGCGCATCGTCCCGAAGCTGCCCGGCGGCCGACGCTTCACACCCCGTGATCTTCCTGCCGAGGACATCGGCGCATACGTCGAACACAACGTCTCATCCAGCCGTTGGCGGCACACGGCCACCGTCACCGTGCCCGCACCGGCGGCAGAGGTGATGTCGATGCTCATGCCCGCCGAGGGCACCGTCGCAGCCCGGGACGAGCAGAGTTCGACCGTGGTCATCGGCGCGGAGAGCGTGCGCACCATGGCGTTGACGCTGGCCAGGCTCGATGTCGAGTTCACCGTCGAGGACTCGCCAGAGCTCATCGCGGAGCTGCGTTCGCTCTCCGCCAGACTGCTGCAAGCCACGACGCCTTCGGATCCTGACCCAACCTCCTCGGGGTCCGCCATCTCCCTGTAG